A stretch of the Betaproteobacteria bacterium genome encodes the following:
- a CDS encoding dTMP kinase, with protein MKRGKFITFEGIDGAGKTTHLAWFADRLRAGGKMVRVTREPGGTAVGERLRELLLQEPMDAETEALLMFAARQEHIAKVIRPSIEAGEWVVCDRFTDATMAYQGGGRGIALERLAALEKWVQGDLQPDLTLLFDVSVECAIARLDRSRARDRFEEEQTSFFERVRAVYLQRQAASPRRIRLVKADVSVENVREQLEVIMTSI; from the coding sequence GTGAAACGAGGCAAGTTCATCACCTTCGAGGGAATCGACGGGGCTGGCAAGACCACCCATCTCGCCTGGTTCGCGGATCGGCTGCGCGCGGGCGGCAAGATGGTGCGGGTCACGCGCGAGCCCGGAGGTACAGCGGTCGGGGAGCGACTGCGTGAACTGCTCTTGCAGGAGCCGATGGATGCCGAGACTGAAGCGCTCTTGATGTTCGCCGCGAGGCAGGAACATATCGCGAAGGTGATCAGACCCTCCATCGAGGCCGGGGAATGGGTGGTGTGTGATCGCTTCACCGACGCGACCATGGCTTATCAAGGCGGCGGGCGAGGCATCGCGCTTGAACGCCTGGCCGCACTGGAGAAGTGGGTCCAGGGAGACCTGCAGCCAGACCTGACGCTGCTCTTCGACGTCTCTGTCGAGTGTGCGATTGCGCGACTGGATCGGTCGCGGGCCCGTGACCGCTTCGAGGAGGAACAGACGTCATTCTTCGAACGTGTGCGTGCCGTATACCTGCAGCGGCAGGCAGCGTCGCCTCGGCGCATTCGCTTGGTAAAGGCCGACGTGTCCGTTGAGAATGTTAGAGAACAACTTGAAGTAATAATGACAAGTATATGA
- the mltG gene encoding endolytic transglycosylase MltG — MVPRIRSFIAWLVVATVGTIAIATASLYQFAHAPLPLRGALPKAFELKSGSSLRSIARQLVAADVLTEPWRFELLARLQGDDASLKAGSYEIAAAITPLELIEKLRRGDVVQEQITLVEGWTLRQIRQALAEHPYLRHDSSMLSEAQLLERLGVSGYASGEGLFFPDTYRFSRGASDLDVLRQSREGMQKRLDSLWSARASDLPFNSAYEALILASIVEKETGAEADRPLVAAVFVNRLRRGMKLQTDPSVIYGLGVAFDGNLRKADLQRDTPFNTYTRPGLPPTPISMPGLASLSATLNPPKTDALYFVARGDGTSHFSPSMEEHNRAVDRYQRGRH; from the coding sequence ATGGTGCCGAGGATTAGGAGCTTTATCGCGTGGCTTGTGGTCGCGACAGTAGGGACCATTGCGATCGCGACGGCGTCGCTGTATCAGTTCGCGCACGCTCCGTTACCATTGCGTGGTGCGCTGCCGAAGGCCTTCGAGCTCAAGTCCGGCAGCAGTCTGAGAAGCATCGCGCGACAGCTGGTCGCGGCCGACGTGCTGACGGAGCCGTGGCGCTTCGAACTGCTCGCGCGGCTCCAGGGTGACGACGCCAGCCTCAAGGCGGGAAGCTACGAGATCGCAGCCGCCATCACGCCCCTTGAGCTGATCGAGAAACTCAGGCGGGGAGATGTGGTCCAGGAGCAGATCACCCTGGTGGAAGGTTGGACGTTACGCCAGATACGTCAGGCGTTGGCCGAGCATCCGTATCTCCGTCACGACAGCAGCATGCTGTCGGAGGCGCAGTTGCTGGAACGCTTAGGTGTGTCCGGCTACGCAAGCGGCGAGGGGCTCTTCTTCCCGGATACCTATCGCTTCAGCCGTGGTGCGAGCGACCTCGATGTCCTGCGGCAGTCGCGTGAGGGAATGCAAAAGCGCCTCGATAGCCTGTGGAGCGCGCGCGCATCCGACCTTCCTTTCAATTCTGCGTACGAGGCGCTGATCCTCGCATCGATCGTCGAAAAGGAGACTGGTGCCGAGGCGGACCGCCCGCTGGTTGCAGCCGTGTTCGTGAACCGGCTGCGGCGCGGCATGAAACTGCAGACCGACCCGAGCGTCATCTACGGACTGGGTGTGGCCTTCGACGGAAATCTGCGGAAAGCCGACCTGCAGCGCGACACGCCTTTCAACACCTACACTCGCCCGGGCCTGCCACCGACACCGATCTCGATGCCCGGCCTCGCATCGCTTTCTGCAACGTTGAACCCGCCGAAGACCGACGCGCTCTATTTCGTCGCAAGAGGTGACGGTACGAGTCACTTCTCCCCCTCCATGGAAGAGCACAATCGCGCCGTGGACCGCTATCAGAGAGGACGCCATTGA